One genomic segment of Vulpes vulpes isolate BD-2025 chromosome 2, VulVul3, whole genome shotgun sequence includes these proteins:
- the LOC112907557 gene encoding calmodulin, which yields MARLPQRLCPHTHSAARPCCSARSEPVGSKVGSSVTGVGNMAEELPPEQVAKFKEVFSRFDKNGDNTINTQELGAVMQALGKDMSEAELKMLIAQVDTDGDGVISFQEFLEAMVKRMKSWGSEQEMREVFRAFDLNGDGHISVDELKQAMAKLGESLSQEELDTMIQEADVDKDGQVNYEEFVRILSQK from the coding sequence ATGGCAAGGCTGCCACAGAGGCTGTGCCCTCACACACACTCAGCTGCCCGTCCCTGCTGCAGTGCCCGCTCTGAGCCGGTTGGCAGCAAGGTTGGAAGTTCCGTGACAGGTGTGGGCAACATGGCCGAGGAGCTGCCTCCAGAACAGGTGGCCAAGTTCAAGGAAGTCTTCTCCAGATTTGACAAGAACGGTGACAACACCATCAACACCCAGGAGCTGGGCGCCGTGATGCAGGCCCTGGGCAAGGATATGTCAGAGGCCGAGCTGAAGATGCTCATCGCCCAGGTGGACACGGACGGCGACGGGGTCATCAGCTTCCAAGAGTTCCTGGAGGCGATGGTCAAGAGGATGAAGTCCTGGGGCAGTGAGCAGGAGATGCGGGAGGTCTTCCGCGCCTTCGACCTGAACGGCGACGGCCACATCAGCGTGGACGAGCTCAAGCAGGCCATGGCCAAGCTGGGCGAGTCGCTGTCCCAGGAGGAGCTGGACACCATGATCCAGGAGGCCGATGTGGACAAGGACGGGCAAGTGAACTACGAAGAGTTCGTGCGCATCCTCTCCCAGAAGTGA